Genomic segment of Carassius carassius chromosome 19, fCarCar2.1, whole genome shotgun sequence:
TATATTCTGATGAGCCACTAGCCTATGCTATCTCAGTTTCCTcttaacaaagaaataaaatgttattttaactttTGTCGTTGCAGGTATTGGCAAAGATAGAGTAGCTCGAGTGGCAAGATATTATGCAGAGAATGCTGAGGCAAGACCAGAACGTAGGGGTGGTGCTCGCAAAGTTAcagaaaatgaagaaaagaagAAACTTGTGATGGATCACATTCAAACATTCACTTGTAGGGCAAGCCACTATGGCAGAAGAGGAGCACCTGGGCGGAAATACCTTCCCAGTGGCCTCAgcgtaaaaaaaatgcatgatttgTTCAAGCAGCAAAATCATGATGCTGTTAGCTACTCTTTCTATTACAGTGTCTTCCGATACAGTTTCAACCTTGCATTTGGACATCCAGCCACCGACAATGTATATGTATAGACAACCTTTccttgttatttattgttatgtCTTTGCTCAATTTCATACAGAAAGTGAGTTTTTGTTGATGAAATGAATTTGTAGCATTTTGGGGAAAAACGTGTTATGGATATATTGCattttggaggaaaaaaaaatgtctttgtttaataaatgtttaaaatcaaaatatgaatttgatttttttatgttattacaaACTCATAATGATATATtacagtttgaaacagaaaataacagttttcatacAAAGAGTCTTTTGGGAAAGAAAATGCCTTTTTTCTCAATTTAACACTtttggatttatagcgttttggaaccaaactcttcatttatatatatatatatatatatatatatatatatatatatatatatatatatatatatataaaactaaaatataattaagtgTCAAGTATAGGATTTAAATATAAGATAAACTTGTTTGTGAaaaaattttacaatataatacaacaataaatgtaataaaaaaaaacatttatatttgtcAGTTCCACACAGGGTTTTATTTCAAAAAGTGATTAAGATCATGAGAAACATAAATTTGGATGTGTCCAAACCTTTCTTGTTCTGCTTGGTGCTTTGCAGATTCGATCGCTCGAGGATTCGCTGCGTGAAACGGAGACACGTTACGCTCATGAAGTCAATGGGTACAACTCTCGAATCATGCAGCTGGAGGGAGAGCTGGGACAGGTGCGAGCGCAGTTGGAGCGCCAGGCGGCCGAGTACGATGCCCTGCTCAACATCAAGTCCAAACTGGAGGCAGAGATTGCCACCTATCACCGTCTCCTGGAGGGTGTTGTCGATGACAATGAGGACAAAAACAGGTAAGATGAAGGAGAGATAATGAGTGAACAGTGATCAAAAAATGGATGGGAAAAAAACATATTCCAGCTCAGTGCCAGAATCATCCCTGACATTTAATCGCCTCAAGTCCTTAATGAGCTGAATCAGTTGTTTTTCTTTTAGACTGAAGCCAAATCCCTTATAAGCCCTTATGAAGAATcaaattagggctgggcaatatatcaAAAATTCATAATGTATTCAAGACAATTTTGCTTGTCATATCAAATTACTGTAAAAATTTGATaagacaaattatatatatatatatatatattttttaattcatgtatTTTCATGCTGACTTAAACAATGTTGCAAAAATGCAATAGGATTTTGATTCATTTCCGTGGATCAGATATCGCTGTGtattttaaaggaaaagttcacccaaaaatgaaaattagttgagaatgtactcaccctcaggaaatccaagatgtagatgagtttgtttcttcatcggaaaatatttggagaaatgtagcatcccatcactcgctcaccaatggatcctctgaaatgaatgggtgccgtcagaatgagagtccaaacagctgataaaaatataataattcataataatccTTAATGattcaaaacactgatttaatGATTTGTTTCCAAAATCATGAGTCTAACTTTCTCTGAaacttattttagtaaaaaagtaTATGCAGGTAACTACTGCtgtttgttcaaatgttttgatGTAGTTAAGAACAAATTCAAAAAGCATGTTTGTGCATGTTTGTTGCTTCATCCTGTTGTTCCAATCCAAACctgtatacatttctttcttctgcaggaaAAGAAAAGCTggtatttttaagaatgttggtaaccaaaatatttttggttcccattgacttccattctattttttgtttaaataatggaagtcagtgggaactgaaactgtttggttacattcttcaaattatcttcatttatgttccacagaacaaagaaCGCAATACAGGTTTAGAATGTAAATAATGTCAGATTTGTCATTTTTGGCGGACTATTCCGTTTGTTTTGAAGTCATTCCTTTCATTTTGGTCACTGATGGCAATGTGCACAAGTTTTAAATACAGAATTCTCCCTTGTGAGCATGCAAATCTAGCGTGCACAAAGATTATCTTTCCATGGTGAAGTCACTCTATAGTAACAAACACATGGCACAAACTCTTTCCCTACAGGCTCGTGAGAAACATGTCCCAGCAAGCAATTGTCCTTTAAAGTAGACACCACTTAAAGACAGGGGGGACATTTCGGCCCTTATATGCAGAAAAGTGGTTTTTCAGTGAACGACACTTAATTTTGATCCACCCCAGTCTTGGACATTTAGTTGCATCCTTTCCATCAAGTACCTCCCTTTGTGCCACTCTCTGATGTTTTCTCTTCCCTCCACAGAGAGGAATTTACTTTAGAGCAGGCGTTGTATACAGGTGAGTGCCGTGATGTGTCGTGTAGCTTTTAGGCATCGTCAGTCTGAGTTAACAAACACGCTTGCCTAACCCACATCAAGCTTGTCTTCATACTAATCATCACTCACTGCTGTACTGTCTGACAAAGATGAGTCAACAGTGCTGCCCAAGCCCTCGCTGGCCAGATACACTCACATCACTCACACGGTTTATGTTTTCACTGCTATCCTCATGTAAATATGTTTGAAGACAATCATCTTTACAACTTGTTACAACAAAAGGGTCATTTTACCAAACAGGTGCCATTtgtgtgcttttttatttttagccacctctgttttcatttttaaatgtatgtatttacagAGGAAATTTACATTAATTAATggaatgcaaagctgaattttcagaatcatttaaTATgccgatttttaaaaaaaatccatgttgaaaaattcttaatatttttgtgaaaagttttttttcactATATCGTATAATTGAAATAGAAAtactttttaatcaatttatgcatacttgctgaataaaagtataaatttctttaaaaaaaaagaagaaaaacttttgaacaaaatGTTTACGTTGacttttatgcattttatatatatatatatatatatatatatatatatatatataaaaattataataaaatttacaaTCAAACATCAAGTTCTCAAGGAAACACCTTTAAACTTCATGAGCTTATAATGCCAATTGTCAAATTAAACTAAAGCATCACCCTGTGACTGTTCTGAAGACATAATCATCTCTCTGAaaattacaatttgttaatttagcttgAGATGGTGCAATGCAATGTGTTAACTTTTAAAACCATAACTTGTCTGAtaggattttttaaatgtataaaatgatcCTTTCAAACTGCAATAGGCACCTGATTCATAGAATGACCctagtaatatttattaaaatgttgcttTCTCAACTAATATGTGCATCAAGATGAACATGAATGATTTGTTTGCTTTTAAGAGCTTctaatgctttttctttttttggtatgctatataaatgtcttaatgaatTACTAAAGACTGACTCTAACCTCCAGCCTACGTTCTGTCTCCAGCTCCTCCTCCTCATTGCGGACTTAGGAGAGACATCATCAACGCACCAGAAATAGTGGTCAGAGAAATGGTCCCTCAGAGGGAACTTGAGCAAAATCTTACTAATCACAATGACCTGGTTGTTACTTGGGAGGATCAGGAGTTGACAGAACAACTGGAGCTAGCAGTGGAAGAGGCAAAAGCAGAGGAAGAGGAATTAGCAGAACAACTGGAGTTAGCGGTGGAAATGGTGAAAGCAGAGGAAGAGAAAGTAGTAAAACAACTAGAGTTAGTGGTGGAAATAGTGAAAGCAGAGAAACAGGAATTAGTAGAACAACTAGAGTTAGCGGTGGAAACGGTGAAAGCAGAGGAAGAGAAAGTAGAAGAACAACTGGAGTTAGCGGTAGAAACGGTGAAAGCAGAGGAACAGGAATTAGCAGAACAACTAGAGTTAGCGGTGGAAACGGTGAAAGCAGAGGAAGAGAAAGTAGAAGAACAACTGGAGTTAGCGGTAGAAACGGTGAAAGCAGAGGAACAGGAATTAGCAGAACAACTAGAGTTAGCGGTGGAAACGGTGAAAGCAGAGGAAGAGAAAGTAGTAGAACAACTGGATTTAGTAGTGGAAAAGGTAAAAGTAGAGGAAGCGTTAACAAAACTGCCGTTAGCAAAGGAAGTTGAGTTAGTGGAGGACCGAGAAGTCATCTGCTGAACATGATGAGGACGACGCTTCtcaagatgttttgaagaaaaaGTGACTTTTCACTGCTGTTCCATCCTAATCTTACAGCCTCAGTGGTTCTTCTTCTCTGTCTTTGTTCACTTCTTCTTGCTCAGTTTTTCTTTGTGTTGACCATGACAATTTTATCAATCTCCTATGCcacaattaaatatgaatttgctTCATTTTCTGGTCAGTGTTGTTATTTTCCAACGTAAAGTACCAATCTAAAGTCTAGTTTTTGAGTAAGCAATAAGGTATGAGAGGCCGTGCTGTAGTCACTGCTGAAGGGCGTTAGGCATGACGAGAAGCGTGTCCTTCCCCTAAAAAAAGTTTCTGCAGTAAATGGCAAGGGAatggtatggaagcccatttccgccactgaataaaaatgaaaaaaagttattgCGACTTTTTACCTCACAATtcggactttttttttcttcacaattgcgaattataaagtcataattgggagatataaactgacaattcagaatttttttctcagaattgagtgatacagtataaacacaattatgagttataaagtcataattgcaaGATAAAAATTTAAAACTGGAGCCTGTTCTAATGAAAATGTGTATaaatagtatgaaaaaaaaacaatgaggtaTAGTAGTAAATTTTTGTGAATCAATACcacaagttttcatttttatttggcaaACTATTTATACGCAGTTTCAATCAGATAGTATATGTTCtctgaattgcgagtttatatctcacaattatgacttaaacacaattttgagtttatatcacgcaattctgagaaaaaagtcagaattgtgagttatcATGCATAGAACGGACTCATCTTATGGaacttaaataaaaacagaaaaatacacCATATACAATATTATTTTCTCAGACAAATACATCTGCTTATGttgcaacatttaaaaacagaCCAATTTTTGGCATAGTGTTAACTTTGTAAGCCTCATTACAGTGTAAACTAATGTGCATATGGACACACAGAATCATACCTGTAACAGAAAAtggataaatacagtaaaattctcTCCGCTCCTTGAAAACTggcttaaggcctgttcacaccaagcaccataactataaagataactataaagatatagttctaaaaatctttctcaatattaaagaatagtccacaccacagctataatgataaaggcacagagaaacgatatcgttggaatcactttcagaatcaGAACTGATGAACcataaaacattgccaaccaatcagaatcaatcctgctgtaatgagctcgagaatttaaagcagcagacgcgcgtccgcttagaatacacagacaatatctTTCGCTGGTGTAGACGCTAATattattatctttatagttatcgttcttggtgtgaacggtcctttaatcCACATAGACGCGCTCACACATCAATGTTTCTCCCACAGGAGAAGAGTTTCTTTGACCGGGAAGGGCATGGTCTCAAaattaaagggttcatatgatgttgctaaaaagaacattatattgTGTATGTGGTGTAATGAAatttttatgcggtttaaggttaaaaaaaaaacacattattttccaaatactgtacattattgtttctcctctatgacccacctttctgaaacgtgctgatttttacaaagctcattcttctgaaaagcaaggtttgctctgattggccagatatccagtgcattgtttggccgaatacctcaagcaccTCAAATAAGGTGTGAGGCATTATTTACATGTACAAATACCCCAACAccaaacctacccttacagtccGATAAATACATTGTTGGTAGtataatctgataggtagcattatttgtcagaacactggCCAGAGCgacgagacaaaaacattaaaaccaaatataaacgaggcatttgttgcatccagtagggatataattaatgattataatgaattatactgtctttttacgtgttgcgcttaaacataaaaccatgtctgcatttgtgattggaggaacaacaaacaacaagcctactctactgctcaaaactcatgtttgaataaTTAGTTGCAaattctttatatataaaaaacatacttacagactgtgagtcagaacagccggcattgtagtcttctatccgaggttcaggaaacagtcctccataaaatgtgctgcacactagggctgtcactttttattcgatattcgaatatgcattcgaaaatgacgtgaaatatccgtaatcgaactataaataaaatatccagtttttaaaatgccatgtgtagcgcatttttaacggtctatgattagaccgttttttttttttttttattctttgccatcttatccagtagagggaaCTCTAGACGTcttgtagcgtaggcccatgaccaaatcacgcGAATAAaagctagtagccaggcacgtctgtgtGCTCCAAACGTGTGTTCTCCACcgttgtaaataaaaacattgtaaataaaaagagagccgcacttaatccagatcaagttggtgtttcttgcaaacaatattaagaaattaattaggCTAGGctgccttactcctgctgctgtttaagttgtcacgttattgtttgtgcctgttctgaattttttttttttcttttttcatttagcctaatgttgtgagatatgcatagtggcacttcatatataAGTTGATATTTttaagttgataacctgctgtttcaaacattaagtaaaaaaataataataataatccagatagtcctgtttatgactcactgttaatacatttgtgattgaatctccattaggctacagtgttttttatttaatttttttatgcacgGGGGGCAGGCACGTTGATATTCGcatatattcgaatacattgcatgatattcgatatccgttcgaatttgattttcctcaaaagtgacagccctactgcaCACATCTGTaaatttggtttgaactgttcaggaacagtgttgtaaatacaatttaaccactgatttctagtcgtgtcctcttttggaaggccaaacaaagtagttttgctttcacaatgaaacacacagtggCTCCACAACATGCCGGCggtggcaacaatactacagtgagaataaaagttatgccttacttttttgtgtgaacatttgggcagtgttatgcaaatcttcccacatcatgaagTAGACATGTaggggcatgtttgaatgagccgttttcgGAGGGCATGGAcaaaagtcttaacttttataaagaatatctctttggatttgagactttaatctttgcacctttacagatcttctttatgcaccaagagattgtaacactccaaaaaaatttaatcgcatcatatgacccctttaaaggtgaAAGAAGCAATATAAGCAACacattcatatacatatatatacatatacatatttcaaataaatgctgttcttctgaactttctattcatcaaagaatcctgaacaaaaatgtataaggatttccacaaaaatatgaagcagcacaaccattttcaacattgatacttataaaaaaaaataatacaaattcttgagcagcaagtcagCATAGTAGAAAAGGATcaacactgaagaatggagtaatgatgctgaaagttaaGCCTGGtatcaaaggaataaataaaatatattaaaataaacagttattttgaattgtaatatttctctatgtttagtgtttttactgtatttttgattaaataaatgcagccttggtgagcattagagactctTTCCAAAAACAtcatgctgcatttttttttttttttttgtgcacttcagaacaaatataaaaagcatGTTTATGCATGTTTGTTGAAccatcatgtcatttcaaacctgtatttcTTCCTTCTGAGGAGGAAAAAATACTTttgatgttggtaaccaaacatttgTGGTTCCCTTTGATTTCCATTGTAATTTTTGTGcataatggaagtcagtgggaaccaaaactgtttggtaaccaacattcttcaaactatCTTCATTTATGTTTCACAGAACAAAGAAAGTCAAGTTTTGAATGTACTGTCTACTGTCAGAATTGTCATTTGTGGTGTGTAATCCTACTTTGAAATCTCTTGTGTCATTGATTTCGATGTGCACATCACATTTTCCCATTGCTGCCCATGCAAATCTAGTGTGTACAGCCctgatgaaaaaaacaaacaaaaaaaaaaacagaatatgcTACCGCTCAGGACTAGCTTATAACCAACTTGGACCATCATAAAACCAGCTTAT
This window contains:
- the LOC132095509 gene encoding keratin, type I cytoskeletal 18-like; the encoded protein is MSFKSPSRSFSSSSLSSSMGSRSGLFGAISPATIGNLANTLRPFVQINSSNFPQVDDKETMKGLNDRLAGYLSNVRILEDSNNQLEEQIKEALMRKGAESGRDWSAYEKIVNDLKNQIQEMTMDNARLFLQIDNARLAADDFKVKFESEQAMRQGVEQDLARLRKMLDDTYMGRMQLEGQIESMREELAFLKKSHEEDVANLTNQINDSQVNVQMQTKNSEDLNETINNIRSQYERAVQKSREETEAWYQNKFDSIAAEVTQNTEALQAGKTELNELRRTKQSLEIDLQALHNMIRSLEDSLRETETRYAHEVNGYNSRIMQLEGELGQVRAQLERQAAEYDALLNIKSKLEAEIATYHRLLEGVVDDNEDKNREEFTLEQALYTAPPPHCGLRRDIINAPEIVVREMVPQRELEQNLTNHNDLVVTWEDQELTEQLELAVEEAKAEEEELAEQLELAVEMVKAEEEKVVKQLELVVEIVKAEKQELVEQLELAVETVKAEEEKVEEQLELAVETVKAEEQELAEQLELAVETVKAEEEKVEEQLELAVETVKAEEQELAEQLELAVETVKAEEEKVVEQLDLVVEKVKVEEALTKLPLAKEVELVEDREVIC